One part of the Mycolicibacterium aromaticivorans JS19b1 = JCM 16368 genome encodes these proteins:
- a CDS encoding HD domain-containing protein: MVVTDAARARAIAEERLADLPHRWAHVCGVAATAERLVVGLGAMDADAVVAAAWLHDVGYAPSVRSTGFHPVDGAVFVRDEGFPAVVVSLVAYHTGAVFEARERGLLDALAEFTAPPSLLLDVLTCADLTTGPQGSPVRAEDRVTEILSRYPDGDPVHRAIERAAPSLLAAAARVSASAG, encoded by the coding sequence ATCGTGGTGACGGACGCGGCACGTGCACGGGCGATCGCCGAGGAGCGACTGGCCGATCTGCCGCATCGGTGGGCCCATGTCTGCGGAGTCGCGGCGACGGCGGAGCGATTGGTCGTCGGCTTGGGCGCCATGGATGCCGACGCGGTGGTGGCTGCCGCGTGGCTTCACGATGTTGGCTATGCGCCGTCAGTTCGATCGACTGGTTTCCACCCCGTCGACGGCGCAGTGTTCGTCCGCGACGAGGGCTTTCCCGCAGTGGTGGTCTCGCTGGTGGCCTATCACACGGGCGCGGTGTTCGAGGCGCGGGAGCGCGGCCTCTTAGACGCGCTGGCCGAGTTCACGGCACCTCCGTCGTTGTTACTAGACGTGCTGACGTGCGCGGACTTGACCACTGGCCCGCAGGGCTCGCCTGTGCGAGCTGAAGATCGAGTCACGGAGATCCTGTCGCGTTACCCCGATGGGGATCCTGTGCATCGTGCGATCGAGCGGGCGGCGCCGAGCCTGTTGGCGGCGGCAGCACGAGTTAGTGCCTCCGCCGGCTAG
- a CDS encoding NUDIX hydrolase: MARTDYYNDPHAPAANSVVPSTTAVVTDSHDRIVLIRRRDNNLWALPGGAMELGESIVDAAVREVKEETGLDVEISGLIGVYTNPRHVMAYADGEVRQQFSLCFTTRLLGGQLRVDSESTDIAWTSPGELASLDVHPSMRLRIQHYLQRRDSPYLG, from the coding sequence ATGGCCCGGACCGACTACTACAACGATCCCCACGCGCCAGCCGCAAACAGTGTGGTGCCCTCCACTACCGCCGTCGTCACCGATTCACATGATCGCATCGTGCTAATTCGCCGCCGCGACAATAACCTTTGGGCATTGCCGGGTGGCGCAATGGAATTGGGCGAATCCATCGTCGACGCGGCGGTTCGTGAAGTGAAAGAGGAAACCGGTCTCGACGTCGAGATCAGCGGACTCATCGGCGTCTACACCAATCCTCGCCACGTTATGGCCTACGCCGACGGTGAAGTCCGTCAACAGTTCTCGCTGTGCTTCACCACCCGGCTGCTCGGTGGACAGTTGCGAGTCGACTCGGAAAGCACCGACATCGCCTGGACGTCACCAGGCGAACTTGCATCTTTGGACGTCCACCCCTCGATGCGGCTGCGCATTCAGCACTACCTTCAACGCCGCGACAGCCCATACCTCGGGTAG
- a CDS encoding helix-turn-helix domain-containing protein, translating into MSEKGFSEARLATAAGVDVKTVGRWVRGESLPQAVNARATADALGCDPQTLWPDIFPTLRPPGTGTVAVSVYRSRADVPVAVWTQLFGGAAEQIDILVYGGTFLFDGIPRFCSTLAVAAERGVAIRFIVGDPDCAAVSQRGEEETIGSVLAARCQITLARLASLADAPGLEVRTHATPLYTSMFRADNTLIANPHLYGAPASDNPVLFIRRDDAPELWRDHQLSFERVWNTAQPLPTHA; encoded by the coding sequence ATGAGTGAAAAGGGTTTCAGCGAAGCCAGACTCGCAACAGCCGCCGGTGTCGACGTCAAGACGGTGGGCCGCTGGGTCAGGGGTGAATCACTGCCCCAGGCGGTCAACGCGCGCGCCACCGCCGACGCACTGGGCTGTGATCCGCAGACGCTGTGGCCAGACATCTTTCCCACCCTGCGCCCACCTGGTACCGGCACGGTCGCGGTCAGTGTGTACCGAAGCCGCGCGGACGTCCCTGTCGCCGTGTGGACCCAACTGTTCGGCGGCGCCGCCGAGCAGATCGACATCCTGGTCTACGGGGGCACCTTCCTCTTCGACGGCATTCCCAGGTTCTGCTCAACGCTCGCAGTCGCGGCCGAACGCGGAGTCGCCATTCGCTTCATCGTGGGTGATCCCGATTGCGCTGCGGTAAGCCAACGCGGGGAAGAGGAGACGATTGGCTCAGTTCTAGCAGCTCGCTGCCAGATCACACTCGCACGATTGGCTTCACTCGCCGACGCCCCAGGCTTGGAGGTGCGCACACACGCCACACCGCTGTACACGTCGATGTTCCGCGCGGACAACACCCTGATTGCCAACCCGCACCTATACGGTGCTCCCGCCAGCGACAATCCCGTCCTCTTTATTCGACGTGACGACGCGCCCGAGCTGTGGCGCGATCACCAACTCTCTTTCGAACGGGTGTGGAACACCGCCCAACCATTACCCACGCACGCCTGA
- a CDS encoding FtsK/SpoIIIE domain-containing protein encodes MGAAPQHQETVVLRPLGRSLSLPRSRKPAGRSAMPGHPRAHRSNRSLPNHSDSDDIALRAATALGKATAALVWASVLFPMISIPAITSVWMAVTCGPLVGLLAAIWSALALFSWFLLSPQTFRQWVTVRLRVQWRTWGIYRGRWATVCTLCGLTAGLDGHVMVPILRSVTIGVTSDVLEVRILTGQSLADWQSRGDALAEALSAQRVTIRSTRPGSIRITAHHGDPLTTPIQLPRPARGTTPDLSRLWVGLTEAGERWRLPLLGQHILVAGATGSGKGSVLWSIIAAVGPAVRAGCARLVVVDPKGGMEFGRGQVLFTSLAHDNGEQTLAALRAVVAVMQKRAQRLRGKTRLHTPSVSAPLIVLIIDEIASLTAYLGDRRTRAEVEQLLGLLLSQGRAVGISVVAAVQDPSKDVLPIRQLFSIRVGLRMSEATQTAMVLGAAAREAGALCDGISTGTPGVGYVCTDGNAEPLRVRAFHVTDSAIDDLVARFAPTRAHPRTAETEGRQS; translated from the coding sequence GTGGGCGCAGCACCGCAACACCAAGAGACGGTGGTGCTGCGCCCGCTCGGCCGAAGCCTCTCCTTACCCCGATCCCGCAAGCCTGCCGGAAGGTCTGCCATGCCTGGCCACCCACGAGCTCACCGCTCCAACCGCTCTCTTCCGAACCACTCGGACTCCGATGACATTGCCCTCCGTGCAGCCACGGCGCTTGGCAAAGCGACTGCTGCGCTGGTATGGGCGTCGGTGTTGTTTCCAATGATCAGCATTCCGGCCATCACAAGCGTCTGGATGGCCGTCACTTGCGGTCCCTTGGTCGGCCTCTTGGCGGCGATCTGGTCGGCTCTCGCATTGTTCAGCTGGTTTCTGTTATCCCCCCAAACGTTCCGTCAGTGGGTGACGGTACGTCTGCGGGTCCAGTGGCGCACATGGGGTATCTATCGAGGCCGATGGGCCACGGTCTGCACGCTGTGTGGCCTGACCGCCGGTCTCGACGGTCACGTCATGGTGCCGATTCTGCGTTCGGTGACGATCGGTGTCACGAGCGACGTTCTCGAGGTACGCATCCTCACGGGCCAGTCGTTGGCCGACTGGCAATCCCGAGGTGACGCGTTAGCCGAAGCGCTGAGCGCCCAGCGGGTGACCATTCGCTCGACCCGACCGGGCTCGATCCGCATCACCGCCCATCACGGCGATCCGCTGACGACACCCATCCAACTTCCTCGTCCGGCCAGGGGCACCACACCGGACCTGTCCCGCCTGTGGGTGGGGCTCACCGAGGCCGGTGAGCGTTGGCGCCTACCGCTACTGGGACAGCACATCTTGGTCGCAGGCGCGACCGGCTCGGGCAAGGGCTCGGTGCTTTGGTCAATCATTGCCGCCGTCGGCCCCGCCGTGCGGGCGGGCTGCGCACGCCTCGTCGTCGTAGATCCCAAGGGAGGGATGGAGTTCGGGCGCGGACAAGTGTTGTTCACCTCGCTCGCCCATGACAACGGTGAACAGACACTCGCTGCGCTGCGGGCGGTTGTCGCGGTGATGCAGAAACGTGCGCAACGGCTGCGGGGGAAGACTCGGCTTCACACTCCGAGTGTCTCCGCACCACTGATTGTATTGATTATCGACGAAATCGCCTCGCTGACTGCCTATCTCGGGGACCGCAGAACACGCGCCGAGGTTGAGCAGCTGCTGGGGCTGCTGCTGTCCCAGGGCCGCGCAGTCGGTATCTCGGTGGTCGCCGCGGTACAGGACCCGTCTAAAGATGTTTTGCCCATCCGGCAGCTCTTCTCCATCCGGGTCGGGCTGCGCATGAGTGAAGCCACCCAGACCGCGATGGTGCTCGGAGCCGCCGCCCGAGAAGCCGGCGCCTTGTGTGATGGAATCTCCACCGGTACTCCCGGTGTCGGTTACGTCTGCACTGACGGCAACGCTGAACCGTTGCGAGTTCGGGCCTTCCACGTCACCGATTCCGCCATTGATGATCTCGTCGCTCGCTTTGCCCCCACAAGAGCGCATCCTCGGACCGCCGAGACTGAAGGTCGCCAGTCGTGA
- a CDS encoding replication initiator yields MGIAVSTLPGLPAGTDTIGVVAQMVRRAASRDFETWWNKAENAGFCANPIRLTGTDSFGRELRVWTRCNNRRAVACPSCSDLYARDTWQLVHAGVHGGHHDLPPTVAEHPQVFVTLTAPSFGAVHTTRDDGQRGQARRCHDRGRNAHQRCQHGRPLWCSSIHHEGDAHVGQPLCEDCYDYMGHVLFAWHAPELWRRFTIALRRLLRRRLRALGESPTAARINFVKVTEMQRRAIPHFHAVIRLDEPPQPGQAPTPPKSSITATDLALLIHQAASGVALTVAAPAHGAEISSRVIQFGTQTDARPLRSDSSDCGGATPRQSRRSVPAYLAKYVTKSVADFGVGVRRMSPLAVPDLDVPTHIRAILTTILDLADHGAYSEIDRWLHTLGFRGHITTKSRLFSTTMSALREHRAEWTREQRHRSDLATDEHDRALHGAEEEVEWTFDRAGLGNLGERTLVVSAAHRMIEHRHIVRANRWTHDQSSPPDWST; encoded by the coding sequence CTGGGCATTGCGGTTTCGACACTGCCAGGCCTTCCGGCCGGTACCGACACCATCGGCGTGGTGGCGCAGATGGTGCGTCGCGCCGCCTCCCGCGACTTCGAGACCTGGTGGAATAAAGCGGAGAATGCTGGGTTCTGTGCGAATCCGATCCGTCTGACAGGAACCGACAGCTTCGGTCGCGAGCTTCGGGTGTGGACCCGATGCAACAACCGACGCGCTGTCGCCTGCCCGTCCTGCTCTGATCTCTATGCCCGCGATACCTGGCAACTCGTACACGCCGGCGTGCACGGTGGCCATCACGATCTGCCGCCCACAGTCGCCGAACACCCTCAGGTGTTCGTCACGCTGACCGCGCCCAGTTTCGGGGCCGTGCACACCACACGCGATGACGGCCAGCGAGGCCAGGCTCGGCGGTGCCACGACCGGGGCCGGAATGCCCACCAACGTTGCCAGCACGGGAGACCCCTGTGGTGCAGCTCCATCCACCACGAGGGCGATGCTCATGTCGGTCAGCCGCTCTGCGAGGACTGTTACGACTACATGGGGCATGTCCTGTTCGCCTGGCATGCCCCTGAACTGTGGCGGCGCTTCACCATCGCCCTGCGCCGGCTGTTGCGTAGACGCTTACGCGCGCTCGGCGAATCCCCCACCGCTGCCCGAATCAATTTCGTGAAGGTGACCGAGATGCAACGTCGGGCGATCCCGCACTTCCACGCCGTAATCCGCCTCGACGAGCCGCCACAGCCGGGCCAAGCCCCAACACCACCCAAGTCCTCAATCACAGCCACCGACCTGGCCCTCCTAATCCATCAGGCCGCAAGCGGCGTCGCACTCACTGTCGCCGCCCCAGCACACGGCGCTGAAATCAGTAGCCGTGTAATACAGTTCGGCACTCAGACGGATGCGCGGCCATTGCGGTCGGACAGTAGTGACTGCGGCGGGGCAACACCTCGCCAGTCGCGTCGGTCGGTCCCGGCCTACCTGGCCAAGTACGTGACCAAATCCGTCGCCGACTTCGGCGTTGGGGTCCGACGGATGTCACCGCTCGCCGTTCCCGATTTAGACGTCCCCACACATATCCGGGCGATTCTGACCACAATTCTCGATCTAGCCGATCATGGCGCCTACTCGGAGATAGACCGCTGGCTGCACACTCTCGGCTTTCGTGGGCATATCACCACCAAATCCCGGCTGTTCTCCACCACGATGAGTGCGCTGCGCGAGCATCGAGCTGAGTGGACTCGGGAGCAACGCCACCGCTCAGACCTCGCGACCGACGAACATGATCGGGCGCTTCACGGTGCCGAAGAAGAAGTGGAATGGACATTCGATCGAGCCGGGCTGGGCAATCTCGGTGAACGCACTTTGGTCGTGTCTGCGGCGCACCGAATGATCGAACATCGCCACATCGTCCGTGCGAATCGCTGGACGCACGATCAATCCTCGCCACCAGACTGGTCGACATGA
- a CDS encoding excisionase family DNA-binding protein, whose amino-acid sequence MHTEFSAELITVQAAADRLAVSRWMVYRLIWDGRVRSVQIGRCRRIVRQSFDDYLSGLIEGAA is encoded by the coding sequence ATGCATACTGAATTCAGTGCTGAGCTGATCACCGTGCAGGCCGCGGCGGATCGTCTCGCAGTCAGTCGATGGATGGTGTACCGGCTGATCTGGGACGGACGTGTCAGATCGGTACAGATCGGTAGGTGCCGGCGGATCGTGCGGCAGTCTTTCGACGACTACCTATCCGGCTTGATTGAAGGAGCCGCGTGA
- a CDS encoding tyrosine-type recombinase/integrase — translation MAAGGKARRNANGQGGVYRRGDGRWEAKVFVDTPDGRRKRISVYGDSERAALDELGKVLDQQRRGIPTATTTLTVAEYMTYWLEHIAEPSVRRTTYATYEGDVRLHIIPGIGNRKLKSLQASHIRAWLTGLQTRCQCCAQGKDAARGRKSQARCCALVPAKCCNDALSASSIRHILRVLRAALQDAVDEEMLSRNVARLVQLRVTDDRKVRSFTRAEAMRFLKTAETTRLYALWAVALSMGLRRGEALGLQWSDVDLDAERITIRRALHRVDGQLKLENVKTEGSVAVLPVPRTLVPILTNHRRRQLEERLAAGSTWRDTGLVFTTPKGGALEPRNVNRMFHSLCAKAEVPQLRVHDLRHSCATLLFTMGVQPATVQKILRHSSITVTTGTYVEVIEAVQRDALDSMGSLFASNSLGDETG, via the coding sequence ATGGCTGCAGGTGGGAAAGCACGTCGCAACGCGAACGGCCAGGGCGGCGTGTACCGACGAGGTGATGGGCGCTGGGAGGCGAAAGTCTTCGTCGACACGCCGGACGGACGACGGAAGCGCATCAGCGTCTACGGCGATAGTGAGCGTGCCGCCTTGGACGAACTCGGCAAGGTTCTCGATCAACAGCGACGCGGCATACCCACTGCAACAACGACGTTGACGGTCGCTGAGTACATGACCTACTGGCTAGAGCACATTGCGGAGCCTAGCGTTCGGCGCACGACGTATGCGACCTATGAGGGCGACGTGCGCCTGCACATCATCCCGGGAATTGGCAATCGGAAGCTGAAGTCACTGCAGGCCTCGCATATTCGCGCATGGCTGACCGGATTGCAGACCCGATGCCAATGCTGCGCCCAAGGGAAGGACGCAGCGCGAGGGCGCAAGTCGCAGGCACGGTGCTGCGCTCTCGTGCCTGCCAAGTGCTGCAACGACGCGTTGTCTGCCAGCTCGATTCGCCACATTCTGCGCGTTTTGCGGGCTGCTCTGCAGGATGCGGTCGACGAAGAGATGTTAAGCCGCAACGTCGCCCGACTCGTTCAGTTGCGCGTGACCGATGACCGGAAGGTGCGCTCTTTCACGCGGGCTGAGGCGATGCGCTTTCTCAAGACCGCTGAGACGACGCGACTTTATGCACTGTGGGCAGTCGCGCTGTCGATGGGACTCCGTCGTGGTGAGGCGCTCGGGCTGCAATGGTCCGACGTCGATCTAGACGCTGAGCGGATTACAATCAGGCGAGCGTTGCACCGCGTGGACGGCCAGCTGAAGCTTGAGAACGTCAAAACTGAAGGATCCGTCGCAGTTCTGCCAGTACCTCGGACGCTTGTGCCGATTCTGACTAACCACCGCCGGCGCCAGCTGGAGGAGCGCCTGGCCGCCGGATCAACGTGGCGCGACACGGGACTGGTTTTCACGACCCCTAAGGGCGGCGCGTTGGAGCCGCGCAACGTCAACCGAATGTTCCACAGCCTGTGCGCGAAGGCGGAGGTGCCGCAACTTCGCGTCCACGACCTCCGACACTCGTGCGCCACCCTGCTCTTCACAATGGGAGTTCAGCCGGCGACGGTTCAGAAGATTCTGCGCCACAGCTCAATCACGGTGACGACGGGAACCTATGTCGAGGTCATCGAAGCCGTTCAACGGGATGCTTTGGACTCGATGGGCTCACTGTTCGCCTCCAACAGCCTCGGCGACGAAACCGGGTAG
- a CDS encoding ATP-binding protein — protein sequence MANRISLTHLTFVGPGKAPATVDFGPRTTVIHGPSDTGKSFIVDAIDFMLRGSTLREIPQRAGYSTVLLGIRTPTGEDVTLTRGVEGGSFGLLEGVLCGASLKRSVRGFPRGRSLMVMRSVMTGMSRI from the coding sequence ATGGCAAACCGCATTAGCCTGACGCATCTGACTTTCGTGGGGCCCGGCAAGGCTCCAGCGACGGTTGATTTCGGGCCACGAACGACTGTCATCCATGGTCCCTCTGACACAGGGAAGTCGTTCATTGTCGACGCCATTGACTTCATGCTTCGTGGTTCCACTCTTCGGGAGATTCCGCAGCGCGCGGGCTACAGCACAGTCCTATTGGGAATTCGGACGCCGACTGGTGAAGACGTCACGCTCACCAGGGGGGTCGAGGGCGGCAGTTTTGGCTTGCTGGAGGGAGTACTGTGCGGCGCTTCTCTAAAGCGATCGGTGAGAGGCTTTCCGCGTGGCAGGTCCCTGATGGTGATGAGGTCCGTTATGACCGGGATGAGCAGGATCTGA
- a CDS encoding ABC-three component system middle component 2 translates to MNDYDNRAPNGPAGDRRRPQSINESPLNGPLEVGIRVLMILTQAFPAELDLNQLVLLDHFVLHSRDVGGPESLHPALPIRAGEIAAKRESIEAGIGLLLRLHLAEIAVGMNGVRFLAGDGALHFVGVLGSSYSHRLRDRVGWVLGSFPDLDEANLRRQTKAIFDSWSEEFHWPDTDGNNGKPH, encoded by the coding sequence ATGAATGACTACGACAATCGGGCACCGAACGGTCCAGCGGGCGACCGTCGGAGGCCGCAAAGCATCAATGAATCGCCGCTGAACGGCCCTTTGGAGGTCGGCATCCGCGTGTTGATGATCTTGACCCAGGCCTTCCCAGCTGAACTCGACCTGAATCAGCTTGTCCTGCTTGATCACTTCGTGCTCCACAGCAGGGACGTCGGTGGCCCTGAAAGTCTGCATCCGGCTCTGCCGATCCGTGCAGGCGAGATTGCGGCCAAGCGTGAATCTATCGAGGCAGGAATTGGTCTTCTGCTGAGGCTGCATCTCGCCGAGATTGCGGTTGGAATGAACGGGGTGCGGTTTCTTGCCGGCGACGGCGCCCTGCACTTCGTGGGAGTCTTGGGCTCGTCGTACTCACATCGCTTGCGCGATCGTGTCGGATGGGTGTTGGGAAGTTTTCCCGATCTGGACGAAGCGAATCTGCGACGGCAGACAAAGGCGATATTCGATTCCTGGTCCGAAGAATTTCACTGGCCCGATACGGACGGGAACAATGGCAAACCGCATTAG
- a CDS encoding ABC-three component system protein, whose product MARISLYDDVQWELFILEWVHALRSGYVQVKRFGGAGDRGADIAAFKTANGLEGAWDCFQCKHYAEPLALGDILPEILKIFVATVVGECVLPDSYQILAPRGCSTNCGRMLSSPQKLRKKFLDHLADDDSTLARGLESDLVSSVQELASVTDFSMFRSVELTDVLELHKTTCWYSDRFATALQPRPAHVPAPGDLATHERRYVQQLVDVYAEAHPEESLQPESVASNPRVGERFRRHRENFYKAEALRVYARDSVPPGTFERLQDDIHSGVIDVVEDHHATGLRRLTSVLSLVGQLDLSRHRLISVVEIDDRQGMCHQLANVDRIQWMSRNE is encoded by the coding sequence ATGGCACGCATTTCCCTGTACGACGACGTCCAATGGGAACTATTCATCCTTGAATGGGTGCATGCCCTGAGATCCGGCTACGTTCAGGTCAAGCGGTTCGGTGGAGCCGGTGACAGGGGCGCGGACATTGCGGCGTTCAAGACTGCAAACGGCCTAGAAGGTGCTTGGGACTGTTTCCAGTGCAAGCACTATGCAGAACCTCTCGCCCTAGGAGACATACTTCCCGAGATTCTGAAGATCTTCGTGGCAACTGTTGTCGGAGAGTGCGTTCTGCCGGACAGCTACCAGATCTTGGCTCCCCGCGGTTGCAGTACAAACTGCGGTCGGATGCTCAGCAGCCCGCAGAAGTTGAGGAAAAAGTTCCTCGACCACTTGGCCGACGACGACAGCACCCTCGCGAGGGGCCTTGAGTCGGACCTCGTCTCTTCGGTTCAGGAACTGGCGTCGGTCACGGATTTCTCGATGTTCCGATCCGTCGAGCTGACTGATGTGCTTGAACTGCATAAGACAACTTGTTGGTACAGCGACCGATTCGCCACAGCGCTTCAGCCGCGACCCGCTCATGTGCCAGCTCCCGGTGACTTGGCGACACACGAACGGAGATACGTACAACAACTGGTTGATGTTTACGCCGAAGCACACCCCGAGGAAAGCCTCCAACCCGAATCAGTGGCATCAAATCCCAGAGTGGGCGAACGCTTTCGCCGCCACCGCGAGAACTTCTACAAGGCGGAGGCGCTACGAGTGTACGCGCGGGATTCAGTGCCGCCGGGGACTTTTGAGCGATTGCAGGATGACATTCATTCGGGTGTTATCGATGTAGTCGAGGACCACCACGCCACGGGCCTGAGACGTTTGACGAGTGTGCTTTCGCTAGTTGGACAGCTGGATCTGAGTCGGCATCGTCTGATTTCGGTGGTCGAGATCGATGATCGACAGGGCATGTGCCACCAGCTGGCGAACGTCGATCGGATTCAATGGATGTCGCGCAATGAATGA